In a genomic window of Nodosilinea sp. E11:
- a CDS encoding helix-turn-helix transcriptional regulator: protein MSSSSTLSQTSAVAPTQEIANLPLLSAVLEGFVDGILVLSNDGTCVHSNQKGRALCRDLGESDRPDALPACLKTMSQHLQESREFYPEVLLVLTQEVTSRSGHQIRVRIQWLDLPTTPDTYLLVSLENKTRSAHSSALLEAVQYNLTPRERAVWMLRRANRTYDEIAKELYITVNTVKRHLKSIYAKRKEVSEPLVN from the coding sequence ATGAGTTCATCCTCTACCCTTTCTCAGACTTCTGCTGTTGCCCCTACCCAAGAGATCGCTAACCTACCGCTGCTCAGTGCTGTGCTTGAAGGGTTTGTGGACGGCATTCTGGTGCTGTCTAACGATGGCACCTGTGTGCACAGTAACCAAAAGGGCCGAGCCCTCTGCCGCGACCTGGGTGAGAGCGATCGCCCCGATGCGCTACCTGCCTGTCTCAAAACTATGAGCCAGCACCTTCAAGAGAGTCGCGAGTTTTACCCTGAGGTTCTCTTAGTGCTCACCCAAGAGGTCACATCTCGTTCGGGCCATCAGATTCGAGTTCGCATCCAGTGGCTCGATTTGCCGACAACGCCGGATACTTATCTGTTGGTTTCTCTAGAAAATAAAACTCGCTCGGCCCATAGCTCTGCGTTGCTAGAGGCGGTGCAGTATAATCTGACTCCCCGAGAGCGGGCGGTGTGGATGCTAAGGCGGGCCAACCGCACCTACGACGAAATTGCCAAGGAGCTTTACATCACGGTCAACACCGTGAAGCGCCACCTCAAGAGCATCTATGCCAAGCGTAAGGAGGTGAGTGAACCCCTGGTGAACTAG
- a CDS encoding photosystem II S4 domain protein, giving the protein MLPKDDLLKAVENRDCLARVLDQADQAIKTWEIVVTDFLTPPEQMEATALLQRLTDVHSLAWGGYPQAERQRLAIARTDIPLDPSQIPLALLTVGGNFMFDPANHGDFLGALLGTGLERGKVGDIIVLGERGAQAIAVPELVDFLTQSLIQVRSVPVKTQQLDWDQLRVRPPQKKELTTVEASLRLDAVASAGFGMSRSKMADLIGSGDVRVNWKPITQPSHPLATGDLVAIRGKGRLEIGDVAVTKKERYRINLTRYA; this is encoded by the coding sequence ATGCTGCCCAAGGATGACCTGCTGAAAGCGGTGGAAAACCGTGACTGCTTGGCCCGAGTGTTAGACCAAGCCGACCAGGCGATTAAAACCTGGGAGATTGTGGTTACCGATTTTCTAACGCCCCCAGAGCAGATGGAGGCCACGGCTCTGTTGCAGCGGTTGACCGATGTGCACAGTCTGGCCTGGGGCGGCTATCCCCAGGCGGAGCGGCAGCGATTGGCGATCGCCCGTACCGACATTCCTTTAGACCCCAGCCAGATTCCTCTGGCGCTGCTGACGGTGGGGGGCAACTTTATGTTTGACCCCGCCAACCACGGCGATTTTTTAGGGGCGCTGTTGGGCACTGGCCTAGAGCGGGGCAAGGTGGGCGATATTATTGTGCTCGGTGAGCGGGGGGCTCAGGCGATCGCGGTGCCAGAACTCGTTGATTTTCTTACTCAGTCGCTGATTCAGGTGCGCTCTGTCCCGGTTAAAACTCAGCAGCTCGATTGGGATCAGCTGCGGGTGCGCCCGCCCCAGAAGAAAGAACTCACCACCGTGGAAGCTTCTCTGCGACTCGACGCGGTGGCCTCAGCGGGGTTTGGCATGTCGCGCAGCAAAATGGCCGATTTGATTGGCAGCGGTGACGTGCGGGTGAACTGGAAACCGATCACTCAACCCAGCCACCCTCTGGCCACGGGAGATCTGGTGGCGATTCGCGGCAAGGGACGGCTTGAAATTGGCGATGTGGCGGTCACTAAAAAAGAACGCTACCGGATTAACCTCACCCGATACGCCTAG
- the uraD gene encoding 2-oxo-4-hydroxy-4-carboxy-5-ureidoimidazoline decarboxylase, protein MPYTLDQLNAMAEAEFVAAIGPAFEDTPAIAAQVWPQRPFASRADLHQKMVAVVQTLTDDEKLALINAHPDLGARVAMAEASVAEQSKAGLNQLSAEEYDRFQQLNQQYKATFGFPFILAVAGHTKTSILENFAQRLHNSPAVEMATALGEIEKIARLRLEAWIPNA, encoded by the coding sequence ATGCCCTACACCCTAGACCAACTCAACGCCATGGCCGAGGCCGAGTTTGTAGCAGCCATTGGCCCCGCCTTTGAAGACACCCCGGCGATCGCCGCCCAGGTCTGGCCCCAGCGCCCCTTTGCCTCAAGAGCCGATCTGCACCAAAAGATGGTGGCCGTAGTGCAGACCCTCACCGACGACGAAAAGCTGGCCCTGATCAACGCGCACCCCGACCTGGGCGCGCGGGTCGCCATGGCCGAGGCCTCTGTGGCTGAGCAGAGCAAAGCTGGGCTAAACCAGCTCAGCGCTGAAGAATACGATCGGTTTCAGCAGCTCAATCAGCAGTACAAAGCCACCTTTGGCTTCCCGTTTATTTTGGCCGTGGCAGGTCACACCAAAACCTCAATTCTGGAGAACTTTGCCCAGCGACTGCACAATTCGCCCGCCGTTGAGATGGCTACGGCCCTAGGCGAAATTGAGAAAATTGCCCGCCTGCGCCTGGAGGCCTGGATTCCGAACGCCTAG
- a CDS encoding DUF554 domain-containing protein, with protein MLSLWAKTSGTWINVATVVLGTSLGLMLRSHLPKSMQQIITQAVGLMTLVIGVSMASSLSNLEAGPIDGIILALLVMAAGGLLGEWWQIEKRLSVLGDWLKARVRGGGRFTEGFVAASLLFCIGPMAIVGSLNNGLSGDNALLTLKATMDGLAAIALTGTYGIGVGFSALSLFVVQGGLSLLASLSGAIIPDPVNSPQVLLITGTGGLMILGIGLNLLDVAQVRVASFLPALLLSPVAIAIAQRL; from the coding sequence ATGCTCAGCCTGTGGGCGAAAACCAGCGGCACCTGGATTAACGTTGCCACTGTGGTGCTGGGGACCTCCCTGGGGTTGATGCTGCGCAGCCACTTACCCAAGTCAATGCAGCAGATCATTACCCAAGCTGTGGGGCTGATGACGCTGGTCATTGGCGTCTCTATGGCCAGCAGTCTGTCTAACCTCGAGGCTGGCCCCATCGACGGCATTATTTTGGCGCTGCTGGTGATGGCTGCCGGCGGGCTGCTGGGCGAATGGTGGCAGATCGAAAAACGCCTGTCAGTCTTGGGCGATTGGCTCAAAGCACGGGTACGGGGCGGGGGGCGCTTTACCGAGGGCTTTGTGGCGGCAAGCCTGCTGTTTTGCATTGGCCCCATGGCAATTGTGGGCAGCCTCAACAACGGGCTCTCCGGCGACAATGCCCTGCTCACTCTTAAGGCCACCATGGACGGTCTAGCGGCGATCGCGCTCACCGGCACCTACGGCATTGGCGTCGGCTTCTCGGCCCTGAGCCTGTTTGTGGTGCAGGGAGGGCTATCGCTCCTGGCTAGCCTGTCTGGGGCGATCATCCCAGATCCGGTCAATAGCCCCCAAGTATTGCTGATTACTGGCACGGGCGGGCTGATGATTTTGGGCATTGGCCTCAACCTGCTAGATGTGGCCCAAGTGCGCGTGGCCTCGTTTTTACCAGCCCTGCTGCTGAGCCCGGTGGCGATCGCCATTGCCCAACGCCTCTAA
- a CDS encoding DUF362 domain-containing protein, whose protein sequence is MVVPISLVRATSYHRPELERSLTQVLAPLGGMAAFVKPGDRVLLKPNLLTASRPTKACTTEPELVYAVAQQVKAVGGKPFLGDSPAFGSAYGVAKANGLLPLAQALDLPIVELHGHRYSTANPDFDHLRLSKEAMEADVVINLPKVKSHVQLTLTLGVKNLFGCVPGKMKAWWHMEAGKDVQRFGTMLVETARLIDPALTIVDGIVGHEGNGPSGGEPRDLGVLGAAGNVFALDRAMVAVLGVDPLVVPTVAQSMRLGLCPAWEELAFPLLAPDDVLVADWQLPTELMPIDFGMPRVVKSTFKHLYIRFIQEPMAAYAGRL, encoded by the coding sequence ATGGTGGTTCCCATTAGCCTAGTTCGTGCCACCTCTTACCATAGGCCCGAACTGGAGCGATCGCTCACCCAAGTGCTAGCGCCCCTGGGTGGTATGGCGGCCTTTGTCAAACCGGGCGATCGCGTGCTGCTCAAGCCCAATCTGCTCACGGCCTCTCGCCCCACCAAAGCCTGCACGACCGAGCCAGAGCTAGTCTATGCCGTGGCTCAGCAGGTTAAAGCCGTTGGCGGCAAGCCCTTTCTCGGCGATAGCCCTGCCTTTGGCAGCGCCTACGGAGTGGCCAAGGCCAATGGTCTGCTGCCCCTGGCCCAGGCACTCGACCTGCCCATTGTCGAACTCCACGGCCATCGCTACTCCACGGCTAACCCAGACTTTGATCACCTGCGCCTCTCCAAAGAAGCCATGGAGGCCGACGTGGTGATCAACCTACCCAAGGTAAAATCCCATGTGCAGCTGACGCTGACGTTGGGCGTCAAAAATTTGTTTGGCTGCGTACCCGGCAAAATGAAGGCCTGGTGGCATATGGAAGCGGGTAAAGATGTGCAGCGCTTCGGCACCATGCTGGTCGAAACGGCCCGGCTGATCGACCCCGCCCTCACCATTGTCGATGGCATCGTTGGTCACGAAGGCAATGGCCCCAGTGGTGGCGAGCCCAGAGATTTGGGCGTGCTGGGAGCGGCTGGCAACGTATTTGCCCTCGATCGCGCGATGGTAGCGGTGCTTGGGGTAGACCCCCTGGTGGTGCCCACGGTCGCGCAGTCAATGCGGCTGGGGCTATGTCCTGCCTGGGAGGAATTGGCGTTTCCGCTGCTCGCGCCCGACGACGTGTTGGTCGCCGATTGGCAACTGCCGACCGAACTCATGCCCATTGACTTTGGCATGCCGAGGGTCGTGAAATCGACCTTTAAGCACCTGTATATTCGATTTATTCAAGAGCCCATGGCGGCCTATGCTGGGCGGCTGTAG
- a CDS encoding S41 family peptidase, whose translation MSNSSSPRLLSLVHPAVQVLALAPLALATLAAETALAANPITELEDSPKVVIDEAWQIINREYVDGSFNHTDWQATRQDLLSREYTSQEAAYTALRAALRRLNDPYTRFLSPAEYADLTEQTSGEVSGIGVQLERNSQTGAVLVTGVGAGSPAEGAGVIVGDRIMLVDGQSTERLSAEGVLQQLRGAEGSQITLTISRNGGAPRTLILTRARMDLPTVEYSQKTVGGRPIGYIRLIEFNANAATQMASAIRTLSDAGVEGFVLDLRGNPGGLLMASIDISRMWLQHGPIVRTLDRSGKDEAISANRTALTNLPLTVLVDGRSASSSEILTGALRDNNRATVVGTTTYGKALVQSLHGLTDGSGLTVTVAHYYTPDGTDISTKGITPDVTVDLSAQQRRELFSNPALLGTEADTQYLRAAEVLEQTILASQNAPTTGASRLGRANSAQ comes from the coding sequence ATGTCAAATTCTTCCTCCCCTCGGCTGCTGTCCCTAGTGCATCCTGCGGTTCAGGTTTTAGCGTTGGCTCCGTTGGCTCTGGCGACGTTGGCTGCTGAAACGGCCCTAGCAGCCAACCCGATCACCGAGCTTGAAGACAGTCCTAAGGTAGTCATCGACGAAGCCTGGCAAATTATTAATCGAGAGTACGTCGACGGTAGTTTTAACCACACTGACTGGCAGGCAACCCGCCAAGATTTGCTCAGCCGGGAATATACCTCTCAGGAAGCAGCCTACACCGCCCTGCGAGCGGCCCTACGGCGACTCAACGATCCCTACACCCGCTTTCTCTCTCCGGCAGAATATGCCGACCTCACTGAGCAGACCTCTGGTGAGGTATCGGGCATTGGGGTACAGCTAGAGCGCAACAGCCAAACCGGGGCCGTGCTGGTGACTGGTGTAGGGGCTGGGTCTCCGGCGGAAGGGGCGGGGGTTATCGTGGGCGATCGCATTATGCTGGTCGACGGTCAGAGCACCGAGCGTCTCAGTGCCGAGGGCGTACTGCAACAGCTGCGGGGTGCCGAAGGGTCTCAGATAACGCTCACCATTTCTCGTAATGGCGGCGCGCCCCGCACCCTGATTCTCACCCGCGCCCGCATGGATCTGCCCACCGTTGAGTATTCACAAAAGACGGTTGGCGGTCGCCCTATTGGCTACATTCGGCTGATTGAGTTTAACGCCAATGCCGCTACCCAGATGGCTAGTGCCATTCGCACCCTGAGCGATGCTGGAGTCGAAGGGTTTGTGCTCGACCTGCGCGGTAACCCCGGCGGTCTGTTGATGGCCAGCATCGATATCAGCCGCATGTGGCTTCAGCATGGCCCGATTGTGCGCACCCTCGATCGCAGCGGCAAAGATGAGGCTATTTCTGCCAACCGCACTGCCCTGACCAACCTGCCACTCACGGTGCTAGTCGATGGGCGATCGGCCAGCTCTAGCGAAATTTTGACCGGAGCCCTGCGCGACAACAACCGAGCCACCGTAGTTGGCACCACCACCTACGGCAAGGCTCTCGTACAATCGCTCCACGGGCTGACCGATGGCTCTGGTCTCACCGTTACCGTGGCCCACTACTACACCCCCGACGGCACCGACATCAGCACCAAGGGCATTACCCCCGATGTCACCGTTGACCTGAGTGCTCAGCAGCGCCGCGAACTGTTTAGCAACCCGGCCCTACTGGGCACCGAGGCGGATACCCAATACCTCCGTGCCGCTGAGGTGCTAGAGCAAACGATTCTGGCGAGTCAGAATGCACCGACCACGGGGGCTAGTCGCCTGGGTCGGGCAAACTCGGCGCAATAG